A stretch of the Macaca thibetana thibetana isolate TM-01 chromosome X, ASM2454274v1, whole genome shotgun sequence genome encodes the following:
- the LOC126946570 gene encoding prefoldin subunit 3-like: MAAAKDSCGKGEMATGNGRRLHLGIPEAVFVEDVDSFMKQPGNETADTVLKKLDEQYQKYKFMELKLAQKKRRLKGQIPEIKQTLEILKYMQKIKESTNSMETRLLLADNLYCKASVPPTDKVCLWLGANVMLEYDIGEAQALLEKNLSTATKNLDSHEEDLDFLRDQFTTTEVNMARVYNWDVKRRNKDDSTKNKA; encoded by the coding sequence ATGGCGGCCGCTAAGGACAGTTGTGGCAAAGGAGAAATGGCCACAGGGAATGGGCGGCGGCTCCACCTGGGGATTCCTGAGGCCGTGTTTGTGGAAGATGTAGATTCCTTCATGAAACAGCCTGGGAATGAGACTGCAGATACAGTATTAAAGAAGCTGGATGAACAGTACCAGAAGTATAAGTTTATGGAACTCAAACTTgctcaaaagaaaagaaggctaaAAGGTCAGATTCCTGAAATTAAACAGACTTTGGAAATTCTAAAATACATGCAGAAGATAAAAGAGTCCACCAACTCAATGGAGACCAGATTGTTACTGGCAGATAACTTGTATTGCAAAGCTTCAGTTCCTCCTACTGATAAAGTGTGTCTGTGGTTGGGGGCTAATGTAATGCTTGAATATGATATTGGTGAAGCTCAGGCATTGTTGGAAAAGAATTTATCGACTGCCACGAAGAATCTTGATTCCCATGAGGAAGACCTTGACTTTCTTCGAGATCAATTTACTACCACAGAAGTCAATATGGCCAGGGTTTATAATTGGGatgtaaaaagaagaaacaaggatGATTCTACCAAGAATAAAGCATAA